Proteins encoded together in one Planctopirus ephydatiae window:
- a CDS encoding PVC-type heme-binding CxxCH protein: MMTWNFWQNRRAITSLALCAAAGLGGAFLTESFSLESLTGMPQALAQAPDKALAEKLLATPPRPKRPDLPVSQLPLEFIEGERIAFLGNSFAERMNLFGNFETMLHSKFPEKKLVIRNFARPAEEVSIHQRSSDYTNLDDPQRAFGADTYICFFGFNESYAGPAGVEKFKQDYEKFIKETTQRYPRDDAKSPPRFVLVTPLAFEVSGEPLLPKGDTENTNLALYAQAVRDVAAQNKLACIDVFAGSKALFDAQTGLQHTINGCHLNEEGDLAVAKLLFASAFGQSALGQLSSINQELRSAVNDKSWIHLQDYRMLNGWYVYGGRRTWDTETFPREYVKIRNMAAVRDQYIWDLASGKPASKPSDDNTGELIVPPTRFGNPRQAYSEATELRYLTPEQLIAQTKVPEGFEIKAFADETMFPELAKPVQLNFDNKGRLWVSCMPTYPQWQPGDAKPNDRLIILEDANQDGKADKCTVFYDKLHCPTGFEFWNGGVLVVDQPRLLWLKDTDGDDKADVVVHLIDGWATDDTHHTCSAFEWSNSGLLHMLEGIATSTTLETPWGPHRSQGNGGAYVFDPRSQKMRQFALPGQYNMWCYVFDEWGQGIVGDGTTANHAWDTPLSGAQFRGRTGLNMVFNQEGMRPALGCEWLVSRQFPESVQKQFTYACVINMNGMPRFTINDDGGGFAGKRMKLTDGKPDDLIASTDKHFRPADPQIGPDGALWFGDWANALIGHMQYSQRDPNRDHTRGRIYRLVAKDRPLLTPITQHGKSIEELLDQTKVYEWRTRYRARNELNSRPTQQVVDGVKAWLAKLDPKSEDYPRLQCEAMWVLASHHQHDPALIQALLASPSPNARAAAVHIVADYRDELPDAMSLLITASRDEHPRVRTEAARGLSYYDDPAASQAVLAMTEKPADYWADYTIRHALAAHEPLWRADYLTGKIPAPPRSKEIVTQILSASKSGAAALPFITTLLSAEPKPEEERNKAMTGLSDLSGDTNRGREIFVRNCTSCHKVGNGEGREYGPNLAGVAKRMKPIKIVESIIDPNAEVDPKYRATLLITADGVAVSGLLVKEDDSTIEIFDGKIVRKIAKADVEERAVQKMSSMPEGTASSIAPSELVDLLTYLKAQNQDVKPATN; the protein is encoded by the coding sequence TCGTCCCAAGCGACCAGATCTCCCTGTCAGCCAGTTGCCACTGGAATTCATCGAGGGTGAGCGCATTGCCTTTTTAGGGAACAGCTTTGCCGAACGCATGAATCTGTTTGGCAATTTCGAAACTATGCTCCACAGCAAGTTTCCCGAAAAGAAACTGGTGATTCGTAATTTTGCCCGCCCCGCCGAAGAAGTTTCCATTCATCAGCGCTCGAGCGATTACACCAATCTGGATGATCCCCAGAGAGCTTTTGGTGCAGATACTTACATCTGCTTCTTTGGTTTTAATGAATCGTATGCAGGCCCGGCAGGGGTCGAAAAGTTCAAGCAGGATTACGAGAAGTTCATTAAGGAAACCACTCAGCGATACCCTCGCGACGATGCCAAGTCGCCACCTCGATTTGTGCTGGTGACACCCCTGGCCTTCGAAGTTTCCGGAGAGCCGCTGCTTCCGAAAGGCGACACCGAAAACACGAACCTCGCCCTCTATGCACAGGCGGTTCGCGATGTCGCTGCCCAGAACAAGCTCGCCTGCATCGATGTCTTCGCTGGTTCCAAGGCCTTGTTCGATGCTCAAACAGGTCTGCAGCACACGATCAATGGCTGCCACTTGAACGAAGAGGGTGATCTGGCGGTTGCCAAGCTCCTCTTTGCCAGTGCGTTCGGCCAGTCCGCATTGGGTCAACTCAGCTCGATCAACCAGGAGCTCCGCAGTGCTGTTAACGATAAATCGTGGATCCACCTGCAAGACTACCGCATGCTCAATGGCTGGTATGTTTACGGTGGCCGCCGGACCTGGGATACGGAGACATTCCCGCGAGAATATGTGAAGATTCGCAACATGGCCGCAGTGCGTGATCAGTACATCTGGGATCTGGCCAGTGGTAAACCCGCCTCGAAGCCCAGCGACGACAACACGGGGGAACTGATTGTTCCACCCACCCGCTTTGGCAATCCTCGGCAAGCCTACTCCGAAGCCACCGAGTTGCGTTACCTGACACCTGAGCAACTGATCGCACAGACCAAGGTTCCCGAAGGCTTTGAAATCAAGGCATTTGCTGATGAAACGATGTTCCCGGAGCTCGCCAAGCCAGTGCAACTGAACTTCGACAACAAAGGTCGGCTGTGGGTCTCCTGTATGCCCACTTATCCCCAGTGGCAGCCTGGCGACGCGAAGCCAAATGACCGCCTGATCATTCTGGAAGATGCCAATCAGGATGGAAAAGCCGATAAATGCACCGTTTTCTACGACAAGCTCCATTGCCCCACAGGTTTCGAGTTCTGGAATGGTGGCGTGCTGGTTGTCGATCAGCCGCGACTGTTGTGGCTCAAGGATACCGATGGTGACGATAAGGCCGATGTGGTTGTGCATCTCATCGATGGCTGGGCTACCGATGATACTCACCACACTTGTAGTGCCTTCGAGTGGTCGAATAGCGGCCTGCTCCACATGCTCGAAGGGATTGCCACCAGTACAACCTTGGAAACACCCTGGGGCCCGCATCGCAGCCAGGGGAATGGTGGCGCGTATGTTTTCGACCCGAGGTCGCAAAAGATGCGCCAGTTCGCACTCCCCGGCCAGTACAACATGTGGTGCTATGTCTTCGATGAATGGGGCCAGGGGATTGTGGGCGATGGCACAACCGCCAACCACGCGTGGGATACTCCCCTTTCCGGTGCCCAGTTCCGCGGTCGAACCGGCCTGAATATGGTCTTCAATCAGGAAGGGATGCGACCGGCTCTGGGATGCGAATGGCTCGTCAGCCGACAGTTCCCGGAAAGCGTCCAGAAGCAGTTCACCTATGCCTGCGTGATCAACATGAACGGCATGCCCCGCTTCACCATCAACGATGATGGCGGTGGATTCGCCGGCAAGAGAATGAAGCTGACTGATGGGAAACCCGACGACCTGATTGCCTCCACCGATAAGCACTTCCGCCCGGCAGATCCTCAAATTGGCCCGGATGGTGCCTTGTGGTTTGGTGACTGGGCTAATGCGCTCATCGGTCACATGCAGTATTCGCAGCGTGATCCGAATCGCGATCATACCCGTGGCCGCATTTACCGTCTCGTGGCGAAGGATCGTCCCCTGCTGACTCCCATCACTCAGCATGGCAAGTCGATTGAAGAACTTCTCGATCAGACGAAAGTCTACGAGTGGCGTACCCGGTACCGGGCACGTAATGAACTCAACAGCCGACCGACCCAGCAGGTGGTTGACGGCGTGAAGGCCTGGCTCGCCAAGCTCGATCCGAAGTCTGAGGATTATCCCCGCCTGCAATGCGAAGCGATGTGGGTGCTGGCCAGTCATCATCAGCATGATCCGGCCTTGATTCAGGCTCTGCTGGCTTCACCCAGTCCCAACGCGCGGGCGGCCGCCGTGCACATCGTTGCCGATTACCGCGACGAGCTTCCCGATGCGATGTCTCTGCTGATCACTGCTTCCCGCGATGAACATCCTCGTGTTCGCACGGAAGCAGCTCGCGGACTGAGCTATTACGATGATCCTGCTGCTTCGCAGGCCGTGCTGGCAATGACTGAAAAGCCAGCCGATTACTGGGCGGACTACACCATCCGCCATGCACTTGCTGCCCATGAGCCACTCTGGCGCGCTGATTACCTGACGGGGAAGATTCCTGCACCACCTCGTTCGAAAGAGATTGTGACACAGATTCTTTCCGCATCGAAATCAGGGGCAGCAGCTTTGCCGTTCATTACGACATTGCTCAGTGCGGAACCGAAGCCTGAAGAAGAGCGAAACAAGGCGATGACGGGACTTTCTGACCTTTCAGGAGACACCAACCGTGGCCGCGAGATTTTCGTTCGCAACTGCACTTCGTGTCACAAGGTCGGTAATGGCGAAGGCCGGGAGTATGGCCCGAATCTGGCGGGTGTGGCCAAGCGCATGAAGCCCATCAAGATCGTCGAATCGATTATCGATCCGAATGCGGAAGTCGATCCCAAGTATCGGGCGACACTGCTGATTACTGCCGACGGTGTGGCCGTTTCAGGCCTGCTGGTGAAGGAAGACGACTCCACCATCGAGATTTTCGATGGCAAGATTGTTCGCAAGATTGCCAAAGCCGATGTCGAAGAACGGGCTGTCCAGAAGATGAGCAGCATGCCCGAAGGGACTGCTTCATCAATCGCTCCTTCGGAACTGGTGGACCTGCTGACCTACCTGAAGGCCCAGAATCAGGATGTAAAGCCCGCCACCAACTGA
- a CDS encoding lipopolysaccharide kinase InaA family protein, translating to MKKRPLEVHDAGRVEIFAEDAPLFREHGLLSAESLWHLSSETAKNLRAERVTSRFELKQADGTLRRFYIKRHSPSSLKEWIKPLLRGQWPQLGAQHEWEALWLFIEHQLPTMQPVALFRHGRYSGLVTRSLEGSVKLSELFRRQQLSAPQEQLLLENVARLTARMHGQGFHHQDYYLGHLMVPEADVTATPWIIDLGRVRHCRKLARRWIVKDLAQLNYSALQISGLKRLRFLKLYLGRSFGQHDLSLIRSIMSKTSRIARHSRKNQL from the coding sequence GTGAAAAAGCGGCCGCTTGAAGTTCATGATGCCGGTCGGGTCGAGATTTTCGCGGAAGATGCCCCGCTCTTTCGAGAACATGGCCTGCTCTCGGCAGAGTCCTTGTGGCATCTCTCCAGTGAGACCGCCAAGAATCTGCGTGCCGAACGTGTGACCAGCCGATTCGAACTCAAGCAGGCTGATGGAACTCTTCGCAGGTTCTATATCAAGCGGCATTCTCCCAGCTCACTTAAAGAATGGATTAAACCCCTTCTGAGAGGTCAGTGGCCACAATTAGGCGCACAGCATGAGTGGGAAGCCTTGTGGCTGTTTATTGAGCATCAACTGCCGACCATGCAGCCGGTGGCTCTGTTTCGGCATGGACGATACAGCGGCCTTGTCACGCGCAGCCTCGAAGGATCCGTTAAACTCTCAGAACTCTTTCGGCGGCAGCAACTTTCGGCACCACAGGAGCAGCTTCTTTTAGAAAATGTGGCCCGACTCACAGCCCGGATGCATGGCCAGGGATTTCATCATCAGGATTACTATCTGGGCCATTTAATGGTTCCTGAAGCTGATGTCACGGCGACTCCGTGGATCATTGATCTGGGGCGAGTCCGCCATTGCCGAAAACTGGCACGCCGCTGGATTGTGAAAGATCTTGCACAGCTCAATTACAGTGCCTTGCAGATTTCCGGGCTCAAGCGGCTGCGTTTTCTCAAGCTGTATCTAGGCCGATCATTCGGTCAACACGATCTCAGCCTCATCCGTTCGATCATGTCCAAGACCAGTCGAATTGCCAGGCATTCCCGCAAGAACCAGCTTTGA
- a CDS encoding glycosyltransferase family 4 protein, giving the protein MRIALVRRVCSLKKAGAERYCINLMRQLKAKGHEVTIVGESMDDCLKAEAAHLAVPVSKWTSWTKNLSLARNARKVFANQGFDIVHGLSRVYGLDTYRLTDPLQTHWLKVFYRGKMQQFLQRLNPRHRTILRIEKQLFGPAGPRRIIVQSKLDERLLKEYFEVDPRRLCRVTNGVDTTNFHPDYQHERLAVRAEWKIPADAPLLTFASMDFRRKGLSRLLQAMAIARTSGLWLMVIGDGDIARFKALAASMNLADRLVFTGRQQAIARLYAASDLFVLPTIYEPFPNVNLEAMACGIPVITTATAGGADAIEPAINGYVIASPDDVECLADRIDFHFGRGETQLRLMSAAARSTALRYTPEANAEQTLAVFQEVLSEKAAA; this is encoded by the coding sequence ATGCGTATTGCGCTCGTCCGTCGCGTTTGCTCGCTGAAAAAAGCGGGGGCCGAAAGGTACTGCATTAACCTCATGAGGCAACTCAAGGCCAAAGGCCACGAAGTCACCATCGTGGGAGAATCGATGGATGACTGCTTGAAGGCTGAAGCTGCTCATCTGGCGGTGCCCGTCTCGAAGTGGACTTCCTGGACAAAAAACCTGAGCCTTGCCCGCAATGCGAGAAAGGTTTTTGCCAATCAAGGCTTCGACATTGTGCATGGTCTTTCGCGTGTCTATGGCCTCGACACTTATCGGCTCACCGATCCACTCCAGACGCATTGGCTAAAAGTCTTTTATCGCGGGAAGATGCAGCAGTTCCTGCAGAGATTGAACCCCAGGCATCGCACTATTTTAAGAATTGAAAAGCAATTGTTCGGGCCAGCTGGCCCCAGACGCATCATCGTCCAGTCAAAGCTCGATGAGCGGTTGCTCAAGGAGTATTTCGAAGTCGATCCCAGGCGTCTTTGCCGGGTCACCAATGGAGTCGATACAACGAATTTTCACCCCGATTATCAGCACGAACGGCTGGCAGTGCGGGCTGAGTGGAAGATTCCAGCCGATGCGCCGCTGCTGACGTTTGCTTCGATGGATTTCCGCCGCAAAGGTCTTTCGCGATTACTTCAGGCCATGGCGATCGCTCGAACCAGTGGACTGTGGCTCATGGTCATTGGTGACGGGGATATTGCCCGATTCAAGGCCCTGGCGGCTTCTATGAATCTGGCTGATCGACTGGTGTTTACTGGTCGCCAGCAGGCCATTGCCAGGCTCTATGCTGCCAGCGACCTGTTTGTCCTGCCCACAATCTATGAACCATTTCCGAATGTGAATCTCGAAGCCATGGCGTGTGGCATTCCTGTGATCACCACAGCCACTGCCGGCGGGGCGGATGCGATTGAACCGGCAATCAATGGCTATGTCATTGCCTCACCAGACGATGTCGAGTGTCTGGCGGATCGCATTGATTTTCACTTCGGTCGTGGAGAAACGCAGTTGCGATTGATGTCAGCGGCAGCTCGTTCGACAGCCCTGCGTTACACACCCGAAGCGAATGCCGAACAGACTCTGGCCGTCTTTCAAGAGGTGCTCAGTGAAAAAGCGGCCGCTTGA
- the waaF gene encoding lipopolysaccharide heptosyltransferase II, with protein MKRAIFMPNWVGDALMATPALRALRSTFPGDEAVAILQPYVAEVLAGTGLVDRLILRSKTSKPLSENSPPVFSGWSLISQLRKERFDEAILFPNSLHSAWLGWASGARKRIGLNRDGRGLLLTRRIPSGNKKIPHPAMEDYLQIVEAAGAVVPSPKQARMELALTEPGQFAWKGFLAKESALSAAPGIIAFNTGGAFGAAKDWPTESFVELARKIINSTEYAVAVLCGPAEKEKSIEIESQVNDPRVRSLGRESLSLSLTKSAIAGSRMLITTDSGPRHFAAALNVPHVVLFGPTHQAWSETWSPVSTSIQLAMPCGPCQERVCPLGHHDCMRMLKVDLVWREIQRHLSQRNAA; from the coding sequence ATGAAACGGGCCATTTTCATGCCCAATTGGGTCGGTGATGCGTTGATGGCCACACCGGCTTTGCGTGCCTTGAGATCGACGTTTCCAGGCGATGAAGCGGTCGCGATTCTGCAACCTTACGTGGCTGAGGTTCTCGCCGGGACAGGTCTGGTGGATCGTCTGATTCTGCGCAGCAAAACATCGAAGCCTCTATCAGAGAACTCGCCGCCAGTTTTCTCGGGTTGGTCACTGATTTCTCAATTAAGAAAAGAACGCTTCGACGAAGCGATTCTGTTTCCAAACTCATTGCACTCTGCGTGGCTGGGCTGGGCCAGTGGAGCCAGAAAGCGAATTGGCTTAAACCGCGATGGCAGGGGGCTACTGCTCACGCGGCGCATCCCTTCCGGCAATAAGAAGATTCCTCATCCGGCGATGGAGGATTATCTGCAGATTGTCGAAGCGGCGGGGGCCGTAGTGCCATCGCCTAAACAGGCACGCATGGAACTGGCGTTAACGGAACCAGGCCAGTTCGCGTGGAAAGGTTTTCTCGCGAAGGAATCCGCGCTTTCCGCTGCACCAGGGATCATAGCCTTCAATACGGGTGGTGCCTTTGGTGCTGCCAAAGACTGGCCGACAGAATCTTTTGTCGAGCTGGCGCGAAAAATCATCAATTCGACAGAATACGCAGTCGCTGTGCTCTGTGGCCCGGCAGAAAAAGAGAAAAGTATCGAGATCGAGTCACAAGTGAACGATCCTCGCGTGCGATCATTAGGTCGCGAGTCACTCTCGCTGTCACTGACGAAATCAGCCATTGCCGGTTCCAGGATGCTGATTACCACCGATTCCGGGCCCAGGCACTTCGCCGCCGCCTTGAATGTGCCCCATGTGGTCCTCTTCGGCCCCACACATCAGGCGTGGAGTGAAACCTGGTCGCCCGTCTCGACATCGATTCAACTCGCCATGCCCTGCGGCCCCTGCCAAGAGCGGGTTTGCCCACTGGGGCATCATGACTGTATGCGAATGCTCAAAGTCGATCTCGTCTGGCGAGAAATCCAGCGGCATCTATCTCAGCGGAATGCCGCTTAG
- the rfaE2 gene encoding D-glycero-beta-D-manno-heptose 1-phosphate adenylyltransferase: MSYHLIDAVERLGCPRLLVVGDLILDRYVWGDAERISQEAPVILLHEQRQELRLGGAANVAQMIKGLDAEVTLLSIIGADEEGRQACRELERLDIDSGSVCIDPSRPTTLKTRYMGSAQYRHPHQMLRVDREVRHAIDSQLATRLLNQILPHLKDFQAILVSDYGKGLCTQELLEPLIAAARKAGIPVVVDPASHGKCAAYRGATSVTPNRLETTRATGVEVRTVEDAFVAGKKLCELMSLDYAFVTMDRDGIALVHKDGTSEHLPTRPREVCDITGAGDMVMAMIGVGLGAGLAPADLGRLANVAGGLEVEQIGVVAISREEILTDLMRTHRHAEGKILNVPALQRHVSARQKTGQRVVFTNGCFDLLHAGHVSYLAEAACEGECLIVAINSDDSVRRLGKAPDRPIFDQEYRARMLAALEVVDYVVVFDEDTPHALLHALKPDVLVKGGTYSAEEIVGREVVLAYGGTVKPMGMVEGLSTTQIVRRLREQDATVLSLAAHASAVTSPASAGHVDRKAA; this comes from the coding sequence ATGTCGTATCACCTCATCGACGCAGTCGAGCGTCTGGGTTGCCCACGGTTACTGGTCGTTGGCGATCTCATTCTGGATCGTTACGTCTGGGGTGATGCCGAGCGGATCTCCCAGGAAGCTCCAGTAATTCTGCTGCACGAACAGCGTCAGGAACTTCGGCTGGGTGGTGCTGCGAACGTGGCCCAGATGATCAAAGGGCTCGATGCCGAAGTCACGTTGCTGAGTATTATTGGAGCTGATGAAGAAGGGCGGCAGGCCTGCCGCGAACTGGAACGACTCGATATTGATTCCGGCTCTGTCTGCATCGATCCCTCCCGGCCAACGACGTTGAAAACACGCTATATGGGGAGTGCGCAGTACCGGCATCCACACCAGATGCTGCGTGTCGATCGTGAAGTCCGCCATGCCATAGACTCTCAGCTGGCAACCCGATTGCTCAATCAGATTCTGCCCCATTTGAAAGACTTTCAGGCCATCCTTGTTTCGGATTACGGCAAAGGCCTGTGTACTCAAGAGTTGCTCGAACCTTTAATCGCGGCTGCTCGAAAGGCGGGAATTCCCGTCGTGGTCGATCCCGCCAGTCATGGCAAATGTGCCGCTTATCGCGGTGCCACATCCGTGACGCCCAATCGCTTAGAAACCACGCGTGCCACCGGAGTTGAAGTACGCACTGTGGAAGATGCCTTCGTTGCCGGGAAGAAGCTCTGCGAACTGATGTCGCTCGATTATGCATTCGTGACGATGGATCGCGACGGAATTGCGCTGGTGCACAAGGATGGGACTTCCGAGCATCTTCCGACCCGGCCTCGCGAAGTCTGTGACATTACCGGTGCGGGTGATATGGTCATGGCCATGATAGGCGTTGGCCTGGGAGCCGGATTGGCACCTGCAGATCTGGGGCGGCTGGCGAATGTCGCGGGCGGGCTCGAAGTCGAGCAGATCGGTGTGGTCGCCATTTCGCGGGAAGAGATCCTCACCGATCTCATGCGGACCCATCGACATGCCGAGGGAAAAATTCTGAATGTGCCGGCACTTCAACGGCATGTCAGTGCCCGGCAGAAGACTGGTCAGAGAGTCGTTTTCACCAATGGCTGTTTTGATCTGCTCCACGCCGGCCATGTCAGTTACCTGGCTGAAGCGGCCTGCGAAGGCGAATGCCTGATTGTAGCGATCAATAGTGATGACAGTGTCCGCCGGCTGGGGAAAGCTCCCGATCGACCAATTTTCGATCAGGAGTATCGCGCCCGCATGCTGGCGGCACTGGAAGTCGTCGATTACGTCGTCGTCTTCGATGAAGATACCCCTCACGCCTTGCTGCATGCCTTGAAGCCCGATGTGCTGGTGAAAGGTGGTACCTACTCAGCCGAAGAAATTGTGGGCCGGGAGGTTGTGCTGGCTTACGGTGGAACTGTTAAGCCGATGGGGATGGTTGAAGGTCTTTCGACCACTCAGATCGTCCGCCGACTTCGCGAGCAGGATGCCACAGTCCTGTCACTGGCAGCGCATGCTTCGGCAGTCACTTCACCAGCATCGGCTGGTCATGTGGATCGGAAAGCGGCATGA
- a CDS encoding phosphotransferase, which translates to MSRSDPHRPALLATRLEPIPASWQQCLIETCRQNFDWLTQVSDLEIQRVQSTAFSGTQVFQLNSPELGQFALRLWPTGAMPPERLAGLHALLRHTQQLGLPVAAPVPVSKRKATQETMSCFRIMAASPLWAGSCSASMAPLAMNSSGMNTLGREEEFLCQLEPWLKGQPLDSSNLDESGATKAMAMLARWHTAACSFTSPPSCQAWFAPSHQGVSPTVLKCLAKLTRQVAGLAHRDAVEHGVGGTCLTSFDDFRCLAKLRKLAQLVDDLIPPITRELAPWAHQEVPLTPCWGDFWCQHVLMQHHQVSGLLDATAARTDSVAIDLARFLGSFHTVKPSTRELAFDDYRGVRPLSEIEIRLARVMERVGLLMAGMFWMESLIGKNARDHQSQNRQRWQMISMRLDWLLCRMSLLHV; encoded by the coding sequence ATGTCGCGCAGTGATCCTCATCGACCTGCTCTCCTGGCAACTCGCCTGGAGCCCATTCCTGCCTCCTGGCAACAGTGTTTGATCGAAACGTGCCGCCAGAATTTTGACTGGCTGACTCAAGTTTCTGATCTGGAAATTCAACGCGTTCAAAGTACCGCCTTCAGTGGTACGCAGGTTTTTCAGTTGAATTCACCCGAACTCGGGCAATTTGCACTCAGGCTCTGGCCGACTGGTGCCATGCCGCCCGAGCGATTGGCGGGACTGCACGCTTTGTTGCGGCATACACAGCAACTCGGGTTACCAGTTGCTGCTCCTGTGCCTGTTTCAAAGCGTAAGGCCACTCAAGAAACCATGAGTTGCTTTCGAATCATGGCCGCGTCGCCGCTATGGGCTGGCTCGTGTTCAGCGAGCATGGCCCCCTTAGCCATGAACTCGTCGGGCATGAATACGTTGGGCCGAGAGGAAGAATTCCTCTGCCAGTTGGAACCGTGGCTGAAGGGGCAACCACTCGACTCCAGTAATCTCGATGAATCAGGCGCGACCAAAGCTATGGCTATGCTGGCGCGCTGGCATACGGCTGCCTGTTCTTTTACATCACCTCCATCGTGCCAGGCATGGTTTGCTCCGAGCCACCAGGGCGTTTCTCCGACCGTTCTTAAATGTCTGGCCAAGCTTACCCGCCAAGTGGCCGGGCTTGCCCATCGTGATGCGGTGGAACATGGCGTTGGGGGAACTTGTCTCACCAGCTTCGATGATTTTCGGTGTTTGGCTAAGCTTCGTAAGCTGGCTCAACTTGTTGATGATTTGATTCCACCAATCACCCGGGAATTGGCACCCTGGGCACACCAGGAAGTTCCGCTCACGCCGTGCTGGGGCGATTTCTGGTGTCAGCATGTGCTTATGCAGCATCACCAGGTTTCCGGGTTACTCGATGCGACGGCAGCTCGAACAGATTCCGTCGCCATTGACCTCGCAAGATTTCTGGGAAGTTTTCATACCGTGAAGCCTTCCACCCGGGAGCTTGCCTTTGACGATTATCGTGGTGTTCGTCCACTCTCTGAAATCGAGATTCGCCTTGCCCGCGTCATGGAGCGCGTCGGCTTGCTGATGGCCGGGATGTTCTGGATGGAATCGTTGATCGGGAAAAACGCCCGAGATCACCAATCACAGAATCGGCAGCGGTGGCAGATGATCTCGATGCGATTGGACTGGCTGTTGTGCCGCATGAGTCTTCTGCATGTATAG
- a CDS encoding citrate synthase, which translates to MSDATLDKEKIAAKGLKGIVAADSQVCDVDGDLGKLIYRGFNIHELAESSTFEETSYLLLHGELPSATQLKEFTELLIHHREIDAPVLDCLKSLPPSTPPMTALRTAVSISGCYDPLAEDNSRAANLEKSVRLTAEMATITAAFRRLREGLEPIAPRKDLSHAGNFMYMLNGTVPSEDATRAMDLILILHAEHGLNASTFAARVIAATLADLYSAVTGAIGALKGPLHGGANTEVLKVLMEIGSVENVASYVETTRANKGKFMGFGHAVYKVEDPRARHLKALSERLGKETGDPKWYDMSILMERLVRESINRYCNVDFYSASLQHYMGIPGDLFTCVFATSRIVGWCAHVLEQLADNKIIRPSSNYIGAPERHYVPVSQR; encoded by the coding sequence ATGTCCGACGCTACGCTCGACAAGGAAAAAATCGCTGCCAAAGGTCTCAAAGGGATCGTGGCTGCTGATTCTCAAGTCTGTGATGTGGATGGCGATCTGGGCAAACTGATTTATCGTGGCTTTAACATTCACGAATTGGCTGAATCGAGCACCTTTGAAGAAACCTCATACCTGCTCCTGCACGGCGAACTCCCCTCGGCAACACAACTCAAAGAGTTTACTGAACTTCTGATTCACCATCGTGAGATCGATGCGCCCGTCCTTGACTGTCTGAAATCTTTGCCACCCAGCACCCCGCCGATGACAGCTTTGCGGACGGCGGTGTCGATCTCTGGCTGTTACGACCCGCTGGCCGAGGACAACTCGCGAGCAGCGAATCTGGAGAAATCCGTTCGCCTGACAGCCGAAATGGCAACGATTACTGCCGCCTTCCGCCGCTTGCGAGAAGGTCTTGAACCGATTGCCCCCCGCAAGGATCTCAGCCATGCGGGCAATTTCATGTACATGCTCAATGGGACAGTTCCATCCGAAGATGCTACCCGAGCGATGGATCTGATTCTGATTCTGCATGCCGAGCATGGGCTGAATGCCAGCACGTTTGCCGCCCGTGTGATTGCCGCCACTCTGGCCGATCTTTATTCGGCTGTGACAGGTGCGATTGGTGCCCTCAAAGGGCCACTTCACGGTGGTGCGAACACTGAAGTGCTGAAGGTTCTCATGGAAATCGGCAGTGTGGAAAACGTGGCCAGCTATGTGGAAACAACCCGAGCGAACAAGGGTAAGTTCATGGGCTTTGGCCATGCGGTCTACAAGGTTGAAGACCCGCGGGCTCGCCATCTGAAAGCACTCTCGGAGCGACTGGGGAAAGAAACGGGCGATCCCAAGTGGTATGACATGTCGATCCTCATGGAGCGGCTGGTGCGTGAGTCAATCAACCGATATTGCAACGTCGATTTCTACTCGGCCAGTCTGCAGCATTACATGGGAATTCCCGGTGATCTGTTCACCTGTGTTTTCGCCACCAGCCGGATTGTCGGGTGGTGTGCCCATGTGCTTGAACAACTGGCTGATAACAAGATCATCCGGCCCTCTTCGAATTACATCGGTGCACCAGAGCGTCATTACGTTCCAGTGAGCCAGCGATAA